GACTTCTCGCCGGGTTGCTACAGGCATCGCCGCAAGCGTCACGAGTATGTTGATGGCGGTTCTCGGTGGGATGCCAGGACCGTCGGTTATCCCGATTGCCGGCGCTCGGTCTTTCTCGGGCAGCCGCTCGAGCATGTCCTGGGCCTCGAGCACGTGGTAGTGCTTCCAGCCGTTTCCGTTTATTTCCGGGAACTCAGGTGAACTCATTCGAAAACACCGCCCTTCGAATCGTCCGCGCGCTCGTCAATCGCGCGCCATGTCTCCTCGCGAATTGTCTGGGCGTCGATGGCCGCCCAGTACCCCTCAAGCTCCTGCTCCCGTGTCTTCTCGCCCGCGCGAGCGATGAGCTCGCCCAACCCGGGTACATGCGCAGTCGGGTCGAAACTCGCCGGCATTCGCGCAGCCGGCAAATCGCCCGGCCGCGGTTTTGGCTCGTTTTTGTGCTGAGATGGCCCTGAAGGGGTCGAGACGAGTTTGAGGTGTGGCGCGCGCGCTCATGCTCGCGCCTTTTCGATTCGAGCTTTTTGCCAAGCACTGACCTCGCTCTCGAGCCAAGCCACGGCTCGCGGGCCAATCGGAAAGCGCCGCGGGAAGTCACCCGCAGCCTCTTGGTCGTCGATTGCCGTGCGCCCCAAGCCGGTGCAGTCCATGACCGCTGGCCTTCGCATGAATCGCATGGGTGCGTCCGTCGTCTCTCGTTGTTCCGCTGCCATTTTCTTCCTCCTACAAATCCGAAGCGCACGCTCCGGGGTTCTGCGCCATTTACCGGTTATTACCGGGTGCAAGGCACTTTAGGTAGCGGCAATCGACGGCTGACTTGGTTCGGTTTTAGGACAAGTCAGAGCCAACTCAGACGCTCGAAATGAGCGACGGCGGGTTGCAGGAAATCTGTCCCAAAACGCAACACGCCAGTGAATAGGCGGTGCGGGGGATAGGGCGAGCGAGCCTCGGCCCATCTGACACTGTTCGATTCCGGTTAGAACAGTCTAGGAATCGACCGTGAACGAGAACTCGGGAAGGGGGTAGTCATCGGGGACTTTCCAGGTCTCTTCCGAATAGAGCAGCGGCTCAGGATTCTTTCTCCGAAGTGCGGTCCACTCTTCCCCGAACTTTCGGTAGCACTCGGCGACGGCCAGGAAGTACGGCATGTCTTTGCGCAGTAAAGCCTTCACCGGCTCCGCGTTCGCGTTGGTGATGTTCGTAAATGTGTGAGCGCACCATAGATGCGCGACTGTTCTGAATTCGTAGAAATCACTCTTCACGCGAGACTCCCCATATTTCCGACCCGAGGACTGCAGGACCCCGTCGCGGTGCTCGTAAGCCATCCTGAGGCCAACTTTCTTACCGCGAAGTCCCATCTTCCTGACGTAGTGGAGCACAGCTCCAGCATTGCTCGCACGGTCGACTCGGGCGAGAGCATCCTTCTCGATGTCAGGCAACGAATCCCCGTACAACAAAGGATCGATGACAAGCTTTCTGCGAGACCCGTGGACTTTGTGGATGAGCGCGGCGGCATATCGGATCGCAGCAGTATCATCAGTAGGATGAAGCATCCTCGACCAGACAAGCAACCAGTCGCCTGCATCGCGATTGAGGCTGAAAAATGGCACGGTCCCCGCCCGGCTACCGAGACTCAGGCGCAGACGCCCGGTTGATGGGGATGACCTTCTCGCCCTTCTTCAGCTTGTCGAGATAGTTGGCCCAGCCCTGCATCATCTTCCGTCGTTCGGGCAGGTAGGCGGTGCGGTTGTAGGCGCGGCCGTTCGGGTCGCGCACCGCATGACACAGCTGGTGTTCGATGAAGTCCGGGCGGAAGCCGAGCACCTCGTCGAGAATGGTTCGTGCCGTCGCGCGGAAGCCGTGAATGGTCTGCGTCTTCTGGTCGATGCCCATACTTCGCAGCGCGACGGTGAGCGCGTTGTCACTCATCGGCCGCGCTGGACCCCGCGCGCTTGGGAACACGTACCGACCCTGCCCGGTGAGCGGTTCCACTTCGCGCAAGATTGCAATGGACTGTCGGGCCAGCGGGACGATGTGCTGCGAGTTTGTCTTGGTTACCTCGAAGCGCCATTCCGCTTCCTCGAGGTCGATGTCCTGCCACTGTGCTCGCCGCAGTTCACCCGGGCGAACGAAGACCAGGGGTGCGAGACGAATGGCGCAGTGAACGACGAGCGTTCCCGTGTAGGCATCGAGTGCGCGGAGAACCTTCGCGACTTCTTCCGGTTCTGTCACCGTGGAGAAGTGCTTGGCTCGAGTCGGGGGTAGGGCGCCTCGCAGGTCGCCGCATGGGTCGCGGTCCGCTCGCCCGGTTGCGACGGCGTACCGAATTACCTGGCTGCAATTGCCAAGGGTGCGGTGCGCGGTTTCGAGAGCCCCGTCCTTCTCGATTCGCTGGATGACGCCGAGCACATCCGGGGCGCTCACGTCGGCGATCGGCGTCGAGCCGATCCACGGGAAGACGTATCGCTCGAGTCGGCTGAGAACACGGGCCGCGTGGGCCGGCGCCCAGTTGGGCTTCTGCTTGTCGAACCACTCGGTGGCGACTACCTCGAAACTATTCGCGGCGCGGCCGAACTTCGCGGACTTGTTCGCCTTGCGGTGCGCGCTGGGGTCGATGCCGTTGGCCAGAAGTTTGCGCGCTTCGTCGCGGCGCTCGCGTGCCAGCTTCAACGTGACGTCAGGATAGACGCCCATCGACAGCCGCTTGTCCTTGCCGAGATAGCGGTACTTCAGTCGCCACCAGGTGCCGCCGCGAGGCGTGACTTCGAGGTAGAGCCCGCCACCATCGAACAACTTCTGGGTTTTCTTGCCGGGTTTGGCGCTCTTGATCGCGACGTTGGTGAGCGGCATATGGGGGCAACTCCTTTCGGGGAGTGCAAGTTGCCCCGAAAGTTGCCCCCAGATTTCTTGGATGTCAACGGGTGTTACCGAGTGTCTTTGGGTGCCGAAGAGGCCTACTCAGCTGGTATCTATCGGCTTTTCGGCTCTTGTTGGGTCTCTTCGGATGTGTAGGTGGTAGCGGGGACAGGATTCGAACCTGCGACCTCCGGGTTATGAGCCCGACGAGCTACCAGACTGCTCTACCCCGCACCAAGGCGGCCATTTAAATAACGAGAGCTGTGCCAGCTGTCAATGAGTGATAGCTGCCGACTGCTTTCATGCTCAGGAACCGGCAGCTTGAGCTTTTTGGCCGTTCAATGCCACATGAGAACAGAACAGGAGGCTGATCTCATGAATTGGAGCAGCAATAAGAACTGGGCGGTGCGTATGGGTGCCGTCACGCTGGCTTTTGTGCTCGGAGCGAGTGCATCGGCGGGCACGCTGTACAGCTGGAAGACCGAAGACGGGACTTTCGCGTACACGAACGACAAGAAACGGGTTCCGGCGCGCTACAAGAATCAGGCGGAAGCTTCGAAATTTAAGTCGATGGAGTCTTACGCGCGATTTACACCGGGACCGAAGATCGAGGACAAGGCCTACGAAGATCGCATTGTTGAGCGATTGGAAGTGCTTCGCGCTTCGGCTGACCGAGCGGTCAGCTCAGGTGGCGCCACCCAGGCCGAGCAGCCGTATTTCGTCAGGCTCGAGTTGGGAGGTGGGGGTCGCCACGGCTCGGGTACGAGCATCGAGATCCCGGTCGGAGCAGGCATGGACGACTCGGAGCCCGTGGTTGTCGAACACGTGCGCATGAAGCCCGGCAAGGGCCACGCCGCTAGCCGCCACTTTCGGATCGTAAAGCAAGGCGATCGGGTGTTGGCGGTGATCAAGGACAGGCATTCAGACTCTCGACTTACCTCGAGTCTGAGCGAAGAAGACTTCGATTCGAACCCGCTCAATTAGGGTGGGGACCTCGACGGTCCGCTAGCTCTCGTGGGCCAGTCGATCTTCGACTTCGCGTAGCCAGCCGGGAGGAATCCCGGCTCGGCGCGCGGATTCGGGGAACTTCACGAGCATGCTGTGAGCTTCTGCGAGCTCTTTTTCTGCTTCTTCGAGGTCGCTCAAGATCTCACTGCGGCGCGCGCCCCTGAAGCGATCGCGTTGGCGCGCCTTGCGCAGCGCCTTTCGGCTGGTTTCGAGGCGGGCTTCCGCCATGCTCGCGCGGGCCAACACTCTCGAATATCGACTCTGCCAGTAACTCTTGCGGTCGGCTTCTTGTGCATCAGCCGAGGCCCCGGCCGGGGAACTGGCGATCGCAAAACCCGTCGCGAGCGCGAGCAGAATGACGACGAGCAGCTGGGACAGGCGCTTCTTCTTCACACTGTTTCTTCCAAGGTGGCGGGGTAGGGCTCGAGCGCGCGGTCGTAGATATAGTCCTCGAGATTGCGTACGAGATCACTCGAAATATTCACGAAACGCAT
This genomic interval from Myxococcales bacterium contains the following:
- a CDS encoding AlpA family phage regulatory protein; amino-acid sequence: MRFMRRPAVMDCTGLGRTAIDDQEAAGDFPRRFPIGPRAVAWLESEVSAWQKARIEKARA
- a CDS encoding integrase arm-type DNA-binding domain-containing protein: MPLTNVAIKSAKPGKKTQKLFDGGGLYLEVTPRGGTWWRLKYRYLGKDKRLSMGVYPDVTLKLARERRDEARKLLANGIDPSAHRKANKSAKFGRAANSFEVVATEWFDKQKPNWAPAHAARVLSRLERYVFPWIGSTPIADVSAPDVLGVIQRIEKDGALETAHRTLGNCSQVIRYAVATGRADRDPCGDLRGALPPTRAKHFSTVTEPEEVAKVLRALDAYTGTLVVHCAIRLAPLVFVRPGELRRAQWQDIDLEEAEWRFEVTKTNSQHIVPLARQSIAILREVEPLTGQGRYVFPSARGPARPMSDNALTVALRSMGIDQKTQTIHGFRATARTILDEVLGFRPDFIEHQLCHAVRDPNGRAYNRTAYLPERRKMMQGWANYLDKLKKGEKVIPINRASAPESR
- a CDS encoding DUF4124 domain-containing protein, whose amino-acid sequence is MNWSSNKNWAVRMGAVTLAFVLGASASAGTLYSWKTEDGTFAYTNDKKRVPARYKNQAEASKFKSMESYARFTPGPKIEDKAYEDRIVERLEVLRASADRAVSSGGATQAEQPYFVRLELGGGGRHGSGTSIEIPVGAGMDDSEPVVVEHVRMKPGKGHAASRHFRIVKQGDRVLAVIKDRHSDSRLTSSLSEEDFDSNPLN